A stretch of the Gossypium hirsutum isolate 1008001.06 chromosome D07, Gossypium_hirsutum_v2.1, whole genome shotgun sequence genome encodes the following:
- the LOC121219460 gene encoding stearoyl-[acyl-carrier-protein] 9-desaturase, chloroplastic isoform X2 — translation MAVNKLMNPITCPSQKLPYVALQHPISSLRLKSPSLFMASTNMKKPLRMADKKVGFQVTHSIPHQKFEVFKSMEMQGWVKNNILPLLKPIERSWQPQELVPDSASDGFEEQVKELRKRAMEIPDDYFVALVGDMITEEALPTYHAILNRLDGVGAATDASTNCWGIWTRGWTAEENRHGDVLNRATFISHGNTARLALKHGDPLLARICGTVASDEKRHEIAYTKIVEKLFEMDPDGSVIAFAEMMKKKITMPAHLVYDGEDDNLYQHFSAVAQRLGVYTADDYADILEFLVDKWKVKELSELSSEGRKAQEYVCLLAPKIRRLEERAKARSKEAPRIPFSWILADK, via the exons ATGGCAGTGAACAAATTGATGAATCCCATCACTTGTCCATCTCAGAAACTGCCATATGTAGCTCTACAGCATCCTATATCCAGTCTTAGGCTCAAATCTCCCAGTCTCTTCATGGCCTCAACAAACATGAAGAAACCATTAAGAATGGCTGATAAGAAAGTGGGTTTCCAAGTCACTCACTCCATTCCACATCAAAAGTTTGAAGTCTTCAAATCGATGGAGATGCAGGGTTGGGTTAAGAACAACATTCTACCATTGTTGAAACCCATTGAAAGAAGTTGGCAGCCCCAAGAGCTTGTACCCGATTCGGCCTCCGATGGATTCGAGGAGCAAGTTAAGGAACTGAGAAAGAGAGCAATGGAGATCCCAGATGATTACTTTGTAGCCCTTGTTGGAGATATGATCACTGAAGAAGCTCTTCCAACATATCATGCAATTCTCAATCGCTTAGATGGAGTTGGTGCTGCAACTGATGCAAGCACCAATTGTTGGGGCATTTGGACAAGGGGGTGGACGGCTGAAGAAAACAGACACGGGGATGTTTTAAATAG GGCGACTTTCATCTCTCATGGAAACACTGCTAGGCTTGCTTTAAAACATGGGGACCCCTTGTTGGCTCGAATCTGTGGGACAGTAGCATCAGATGAGAAACGCCACGAGATTGCCTACACGAAAATCGTGGAGAAGCTGTTCGAGATGGATCCGGATGGAAGCGTTATTGCTTTCGCAGagatgatgaagaagaaaatcaCAATGCCGGCTCATCTGGTGTATGATGGTGAAGATGATAACCTTTACCAGCATTTCTCCGCTGTTGCACAAAGACTTGGGGTTTACACTGCCGATGATTATGCTGATATATTGGAGTTTTTGGTGGATAAATGGAAAGTTAAGGAGCTAAGTGAGCTTTCAAGTGAGGGAAGAAAGGCTCAAGAATATGTATGTTTGCTGGCTCCGAAAATCAGAAGGTTAGAGGAGAGAGCTAAAGCAAGGTCTAAGGAAGCTCCAAGGATTCCATTCAGTTGGATTTTGGCAGACAAGTAG
- the LOC121219460 gene encoding stearoyl-[acyl-carrier-protein] 9-desaturase, chloroplastic isoform X1, which translates to MAVNKLMNPITCPSQKLPYVALQHPISSLRLKSPSLFMASTNMKKPLRMADKKVGFQVTHSIPHQKFEVFKSMEMQGWVKNNILPLLKPIERSWQPQELVPDSASDGFEEQVKELRKRAMEIPDDYFVALVGDMITEEALPTYHAILNRLDGVGAATDASTNCWGIWTRGWTAEENRHGDVLNRYLYLSGRVNMSQIEKTVQYLISSGMYVGIENNPYLTFIYTSFQERATFISHGNTARLALKHGDPLLARICGTVASDEKRHEIAYTKIVEKLFEMDPDGSVIAFAEMMKKKITMPAHLVYDGEDDNLYQHFSAVAQRLGVYTADDYADILEFLVDKWKVKELSELSSEGRKAQEYVCLLAPKIRRLEERAKARSKEAPRIPFSWILADK; encoded by the coding sequence ATGGCAGTGAACAAATTGATGAATCCCATCACTTGTCCATCTCAGAAACTGCCATATGTAGCTCTACAGCATCCTATATCCAGTCTTAGGCTCAAATCTCCCAGTCTCTTCATGGCCTCAACAAACATGAAGAAACCATTAAGAATGGCTGATAAGAAAGTGGGTTTCCAAGTCACTCACTCCATTCCACATCAAAAGTTTGAAGTCTTCAAATCGATGGAGATGCAGGGTTGGGTTAAGAACAACATTCTACCATTGTTGAAACCCATTGAAAGAAGTTGGCAGCCCCAAGAGCTTGTACCCGATTCGGCCTCCGATGGATTCGAGGAGCAAGTTAAGGAACTGAGAAAGAGAGCAATGGAGATCCCAGATGATTACTTTGTAGCCCTTGTTGGAGATATGATCACTGAAGAAGCTCTTCCAACATATCATGCAATTCTCAATCGCTTAGATGGAGTTGGTGCTGCAACTGATGCAAGCACCAATTGTTGGGGCATTTGGACAAGGGGGTGGACGGCTGAAGAAAACAGACACGGGGATGTTTTAAATAGGTATCTTTACTTGTCTGGAAGGGTAAATATGAGTCAAATTGAGAAAACAGTTCAGTATTTGATAAGTTCTGGGATGTACGTTGGAATAGAAAACAACCCTTATCTCACTTTCATTTATACTTCATTTCAAGAAAGGGCGACTTTCATCTCTCATGGAAACACTGCTAGGCTTGCTTTAAAACATGGGGACCCCTTGTTGGCTCGAATCTGTGGGACAGTAGCATCAGATGAGAAACGCCACGAGATTGCCTACACGAAAATCGTGGAGAAGCTGTTCGAGATGGATCCGGATGGAAGCGTTATTGCTTTCGCAGagatgatgaagaagaaaatcaCAATGCCGGCTCATCTGGTGTATGATGGTGAAGATGATAACCTTTACCAGCATTTCTCCGCTGTTGCACAAAGACTTGGGGTTTACACTGCCGATGATTATGCTGATATATTGGAGTTTTTGGTGGATAAATGGAAAGTTAAGGAGCTAAGTGAGCTTTCAAGTGAGGGAAGAAAGGCTCAAGAATATGTATGTTTGCTGGCTCCGAAAATCAGAAGGTTAGAGGAGAGAGCTAAAGCAAGGTCTAAGGAAGCTCCAAGGATTCCATTCAGTTGGATTTTGGCAGACAAGTAG
- the LOC107954302 gene encoding ubiquitin-conjugating enzyme E2 20: MATVNGYQGNTPVATSTGSKHPAPTAKTADAQSVLKRLQSELMALMMGRDSGISAFPEEDNIFCWKGTITGSKDTVFEGTEYKLSLSFSNDYPFKPPKVKFETACFHPNVDVFGNICLDILQDKWSSAYDVRTILLSIQSLLGEPNISSPLNTHAAQLWSNQEEYRKMVEKLYKPPNA, encoded by the exons ATGGCAACCGTTAATGGGTACCAAGGAAACACACCAGTGGCCACTAGCACTGGATCGAAACATCCTGCCCCCACTGCTAAGACTGCTGATGCTCAATCTGTTCTTAAAAG GTTGCAATCCGAGTTGATGGCTTTGATG ATGGGTAGAGATTCTGGAATATCAGCATTCCCAGAAGAAGACAACATATTTTGCTGGAAAGGAACAATTACAGGAAGCAAAGACACAGTGTTTGAAGGAACAGAATACAAGCTATCTCTTTCCTTCTCCAATGATTACCCTTTTAAGCCTCCAAAGGTTAAGTTTGAGACTGCCTGTTTCCATCCAAATGTTGATGTCTTTGGCAACATTTGCTTGGACATTCTTCAG GATAAATGGTCATCTGCTTATGATGTAAGAACCATACTGCTATCCATCCAGAGTCTGCTTGGAG AACCCAACATTAGCTCACCTTTGAACACCCACGCAGCTCAACTTTGGAGCAACCAAGAAG aatataggaagatggttgaaaaGTTGTACAAACCTCCTAATGCATAA
- the LOC107954301 gene encoding uncharacterized protein isoform X1, translating into MAPSLLHFKTAAAVAMASAKAAENDNVSRVQLPDKTRNSRVLVLGGTGRVGGSTATALSKLCPDLRIVVGGRNREKGPAMVATLGKNSEFAEVNINNKDSLEAALSDVDLVVHAAGPFQQSQKCTVLEAAIETQTAYLDVCDDTNYAFRAKSFKDRAVDANISAITTGGIYPGVSNVMAAELVHAARSESKTEPDRLRFSYYTAGSGGAGPTILATSFLLLGEEVVAYNKGQKIKLKPFTGMLNVDFGKGIGKRDVYLLNLPEVRSAHEILEVPTVSARFGTAPFFWNWGMEAMTNLLPAEFLRDRSKVQQLVEWFDPLVRAVDGIAGERVSMRVDLECTNGRSTLALFSHRRLSVAVGNATAAFAVAILEGSTQPGVWFPEEPEGIAVEAREELLKRAAEGAIAFVMNKPPWMVETDPKELGLGIYV; encoded by the exons ATGGCTCCATCTTTGCTTCACTTTAAGACTGCAGCAGCTGTTGCTATGGCCTCTGCAAAAGCTGCTGAAAATGACAACGTAAGTAGAGTTCAACTCCCGGACAAGACAAGGAACTCTCGGGTCCTTGTCCTGGGTGGAACTGGTCGGGTTGGAGGATCTACTGCCACTGCTCTTTCCAAGCTTTGCCCGGATCTTCGTATTGTCGTCGGTGGTAGGAATAG GGAAAAAGGTCCTGCCATGGTGGCTACGCTAGGAAAGAATTCCGAGTTTGCAGAAGTCAACAttaacaacaaagattcattgGAAGCAGCTTTGAGTG ATGTGGATCTTGTAGTTCATGCTGCAGGACCTTTTCAACAGTCACAGAAGTGTACTGTCTTGGAAGCAGCCATAGAGACCCAG ACTGCATATCTCGACGTTTGCGATGATACAAACTATGCGTTCCGTGCAAAATCGTTCAAGGATAGAGCAGTTGATGCAAATATTTCAGCCATAACTACTGGAGGAATCTATCCTGGAGTGAGCAATG TGATGGCAGCGGAGCTTGTTCATGCTGCAAGAAGCGAAAGCAAGACAGAACCAGATAGGTTAAG GTTCTCCTACTACACGGCAGGCAGTGGCGGTGCTGGGCCAACTATATTAGCCACTAGTTTTTTACTGCTTGGCGAGGAAGTTGTTGCATATAATAAAG gacaaaaaatcaaattaaagccCTTTACCGGAATGCTCAATGTAGACTTCGGAAAAGGCATTGGAAAGAGAGATGTTTATTTGTT GAACTTACCTGAGGTACGGAGTGCTCATGAGATCTTAGAAGTACCAACTGTCAGTGCTCGATTTGGAACTGCACCTTTCTTCTGGAATTGGGGAATGGAAGCCATGACAAATCTTCTTCCTGCG GAATTTCTGAGAGACAGAAGCAAAGTCCAACAGTTGGTTGAATGGTTTGATCCACTAGTCCGAGCAGTTGACGGAATTGCCGGTGAGCGAGTTTCAATGAGG GTTGATCTGGAATGCACAAATGGACGGAGTACACTTGCTTTGTTTAGTCACAGGAGACTATCTGT GGCAGTGGGAAACGCCACAGCTGCTTTTGCAGTAGCAATTCTTGAGGGAAGCACGCAACCTGGTGTTTGGTTCCCAGAAGAG CCTGAAGGAATTGCAGTTGAGGCTAGAGAAGAACTGCTCAAGCGAGCTGCAGAAGGAGCAATAGcatttgtgatgaataa GCCACCCTGGATGGTTGAAACAGACCCAAAAGAGCTTGGATTAGGAATATA
- the LOC107954301 gene encoding uncharacterized protein isoform X2 — translation MAPSLLHFKTAAAVAMASAKAAENDNVSRVQLPDKTRNSRVLVLGGTGRVGGSTATALSKLCPDLRIVVGGRNREKGPAMVATLGKNSEFAEVNINNKDSLEAALSDVDLVVHAAGPFQQSQKCTVLEAAIETQTAYLDVCDDTNYAFRAKSFKDRAVDANISAITTGGIYPGVSNVMAAELVHAARSESKTEPDRLRFSYYTAGSGGAGPTILATSFLLLGEEVVAYNKGQKIKLKPFTGMLNVDFGKGIGKRDVYLLNLPEVRSAHEILEVPTVSARFGTAPFFWNWGMEAMTNLLPAEFLRDRSKVQQLVEWFDPLVRAVDGIAGERVSMRVDLECTNGRSTLALFSHRRLSVGKRHSCFCSSNS, via the exons ATGGCTCCATCTTTGCTTCACTTTAAGACTGCAGCAGCTGTTGCTATGGCCTCTGCAAAAGCTGCTGAAAATGACAACGTAAGTAGAGTTCAACTCCCGGACAAGACAAGGAACTCTCGGGTCCTTGTCCTGGGTGGAACTGGTCGGGTTGGAGGATCTACTGCCACTGCTCTTTCCAAGCTTTGCCCGGATCTTCGTATTGTCGTCGGTGGTAGGAATAG GGAAAAAGGTCCTGCCATGGTGGCTACGCTAGGAAAGAATTCCGAGTTTGCAGAAGTCAACAttaacaacaaagattcattgGAAGCAGCTTTGAGTG ATGTGGATCTTGTAGTTCATGCTGCAGGACCTTTTCAACAGTCACAGAAGTGTACTGTCTTGGAAGCAGCCATAGAGACCCAG ACTGCATATCTCGACGTTTGCGATGATACAAACTATGCGTTCCGTGCAAAATCGTTCAAGGATAGAGCAGTTGATGCAAATATTTCAGCCATAACTACTGGAGGAATCTATCCTGGAGTGAGCAATG TGATGGCAGCGGAGCTTGTTCATGCTGCAAGAAGCGAAAGCAAGACAGAACCAGATAGGTTAAG GTTCTCCTACTACACGGCAGGCAGTGGCGGTGCTGGGCCAACTATATTAGCCACTAGTTTTTTACTGCTTGGCGAGGAAGTTGTTGCATATAATAAAG gacaaaaaatcaaattaaagccCTTTACCGGAATGCTCAATGTAGACTTCGGAAAAGGCATTGGAAAGAGAGATGTTTATTTGTT GAACTTACCTGAGGTACGGAGTGCTCATGAGATCTTAGAAGTACCAACTGTCAGTGCTCGATTTGGAACTGCACCTTTCTTCTGGAATTGGGGAATGGAAGCCATGACAAATCTTCTTCCTGCG GAATTTCTGAGAGACAGAAGCAAAGTCCAACAGTTGGTTGAATGGTTTGATCCACTAGTCCGAGCAGTTGACGGAATTGCCGGTGAGCGAGTTTCAATGAGG GTTGATCTGGAATGCACAAATGGACGGAGTACACTTGCTTTGTTTAGTCACAGGAGACTATCTGT TGGGAAACGCCACAGCTGCTTTTGCAGTAGCAATTCTTGA